In the genome of Variovorax sp. PAMC26660, the window GGAGAACACGAACACTGGCGCATGGCCGGCGCGGCGACAGGCGTCGAGCAGGGCGCGCGTGGTGTCGAGGTTGCTGCGCATGCCGAGGTCGAAGTCGGCCTCGCACTCGCCGCTGACGGCCGCCGCGAGATGGAACACCACGTCTGTGCCGGCCAGTGGCAGTGCGCTGTTGCCTGCCTGTTCGTACAGGTCGCCTTGCACGAACTGGATGCGGGCATCGGCTGCAAGGTCGGCGGGCGGCGGCACGCGGTCGGCCAATGTGATGCGCGAGATGCCCCTGGCCGCGCCGCGTGCCAGCGCGATGGGACCGCCCGCGAGCAGGGTGCGTGCGAGCCGTGCGCCGAGAAAGCCGCAGCCGCCGGTGATGAGGATGTTCATGGTGTTGTCTCTTTCCTTTTTTCTTCAGGCTTCTTTTTTCGGGGCGGGCAGTTCGATGCCGGGGAAGATCTTGATGACGGCGCTGTCGTCCTCGCGCGCAAAGCCGGCGGTCGATGCCTGCATGAACATTTGATGCGCGGTGGACGACAGCGGCAACGGAAACTTGCTGGCCCGTGCCACGTCGAGCACGAGGCCCAAATCCTTCACGAAGATGTCGACGGCGGACAGCGGCGTGTAGTCGCCCGCGAGCACATGGGCCATGCGGTTCTCGAACATCCAGCTGTTGCCCGCGCTGTGCGTGATGACTTCGTAGAGCGCGGCCGGGTCCACGCCTTCGCGCAGGCCCAGCGCCATCGCCTCCGCGGCCGCCGCGATGTGCACGCCGGCCAGCAGCTGGTTGATGACCTTGACCTTGCTGCCCGCACCTGCCGAGTCGCCCAGGCGGTAGACCTTGGCCGCCATCGCGTCGAGCACGGTGCCGGCCTTCGCGTAGGCGGCGGGCGTGCCGGCGGTCATCATCGTCATCTGGCCGCTCGCGGCCTTGGCAGCGCCGCCGGAGATGGGTGCATCGAGGTACAGGATGCCTTGAGCGGCGAGGCGTGCTTCGAGGGCGACCGACCAGTTCGGGTCAACGGTGGAGCACATCACGAACAGGCTGCCGGGTTTCATCGATGCGGCGCAGCCGGACGTGGTGCCGTCGCCGAACAGCACGGAGTCGGTCTGCTGCGCGTTGACGACGACGCAGATCACGATGTCGCACTGTGCGCCGAGCGCTTCGAGCGTGGCGCAGGCGGTGCCACCTTCGCGGGCAAAGGCTTCGGCGGCTTCACGGCGCACGTCGAACACATGCGGCGCATGGCCCGCGCGGCGCAGCGATTGCGCCATGCCAGTGCCCATGGCGCCAAGGCCCACAAGGCCGACGACGGGGGTTTGGGGGGTGGTCATGAGGGAGGTGCTTTCAGGGATTGAAAGAGGGAAACGGTGTTGCCGTGTTTGTCTTTATTTGTCAGGTCATCATACAAATATGGGCGCACAGATCAACCCCTGGGATGGGCCCTTTGCTCTTTGATTTGTCGCGTTGTGTTGTGGGGCGCTGCTGTTCAGGGCGTCGCTCACGCCGACACGGTGCTCTTTTTCGCGAATGTCCCCCGCTTCGCTCCTCCTTTATTTCGCGAAAAAGAGCCCCGTATCGACGTAAGCGCTCAGAGCAGTCGTTGCTCGCAGGATCAATCAGAGCGTGCCCAAGTGCGAATGACATCGGGTGCTCCCCGCAGCGAAATAAAGGAGGAGCGAAGCGGGGGACATTCGCGGAGGGGGAGTGCCCGGTGTCATTCGCACGCGCCCCGAACAAAACAGCGCCTGAATCGCAAAATCCGACAACTCACTTCCCCTCCGGCCAGCCCTTTTCAACAAGCGGCCGCGCAAGCTGATCCCCCTCCTGCTGCCAAAACGCAGGATCGGCCTGCTCGATACGGCGGATCGCGTTGTCCATGTGCGCCTTGGCCGCTTCGCGCGCGCCCGTCGCATCACCGGCCTCAATGGCCTCGATGATCAACGCGTGCTCCTGCGCCACCTGGCTTGCAAAGTCGGCACGGCGCGCCTCGTTGGCCCGCGTGACGCGCGTGGCGCCATGCAGGAACTGCCGCAGGTACTGCAGCGTGCCGATCAGGAAAGGATTGCGCGCGGCCTCGGCGATGGCGCGGTGAAAACGCACATCTTCGTCCGCACCGTTGCCACCGGCCTTCACCGCCGCCTGCAACGCCTTGATGGCCTCGCGGATGCGGCGCAGGTCGGTCTTGCTGCGCCGCTCGGCTGCCAGCCCGGCCACCTCGGCTTCGAGCGCGCGGCGCAACTCGACCATCTGGATCACCGCTTCGCGCGAGGCCACATGCGGCATCTCGAAGCGCAACGGCTCGACCCCGGCGGCGCGCACATACACGCCGCTGCCCTGTCGCGAATCGACCAGCTCCAGCGACTTGAGCCGCGAGACGGCTTCGCGCACGACGGTGCGGCTCACGCCGAACTGCGCGGCCAGTGCGGCCTCGGTCGGCAGGCGGTCGCCTTCCGACAGACGCCCGCTGCGCACCTCGGCGGCCAACGCATCGGCCACCTGGTCGGCCAGGCGGACGGCAGGGGCGAGGGATTGGAAACGTGCGGTCATGGACGCGGGGAGCGGTGGGGCCTGCGACTCTAACGCAGGCCTTCGCACCATGCCCTCGCACCGCGCGGGATCAGTTCAACGCGTGACGCGCGGCGCGCACGATGCTCGCGGCATCCACGCCGAAGAACTGGCGCAGCGCAGCGCGCGTGTCGCTGCGGCCGAAGCCATCGGTGCCGAGCGAGAGGTAGCGACGGCCTTCGGGCAGGAAGGCGCGCACGCTCTCGGGCACGGCGCGCACGTAGTCGGTAGCGGCGACGATCGGGCCCTTGCCCTTGCCAAGCTGCTGCGCGATGAACGCGGTGCCAGCTTCTTCACCGGCCAACGCGCGCTGTTCGCAGGCCAGGCCATCGCGCGCCAGCTCGCTCCAGCTCGTGACGCTGAACACCTCGGCTTCGATGCCTTCGTCGGCCAGCAGTTGCGCGGCCTTGACCACTTCGGTGAGGATCGCGCCCGAGCCCATGAGCGTGACCTTCTGCTTCGCCTTGCCCTTGGCAGGCGAATACGTACCGAAGCGGTAGCACCCGCGCAGGATGTCGCCTTCCGCGCCCTCGGGCACATCGGGCTGCGCGTAGTTTTCGTTCATGAGCGTGACGTAATAGAAAACGTCTTTCTGCTCGACCATCATTTCGCGGATGCCCGCATCGACGATCACCGCCATCTCGCCCGCATACGCCGGGTCGTAGGCCTTGCAGTTGGGGATGGTCGCGGCCACGAGGTGGCTGCTGCCGTCCTGGTGCTGCAGGCCTTCGCCGCCGAGCGTGGTGCGGCCCGACGTGGCGCCGAGCAGGAAGCCACGTGCCCGCTGGTCGGCGGCGGCCCAGATCGCATCGCCCACGCGCTGGAAGCCGAACATCGAGTAGTAGATGTAGAAGGGCAGCATCGCCAGCCCGTGCACGCTGTAGCTGGTGGCCGCTGCCGTCCAGCTGGCGATGGCGCCGGCTTCGCTGATGCCCTCTTCGAGGATCTGGCCGTCGGTGGCTTCGCGGTAGCTCAGCACCGAACCGATGTCCTCCGGCGCATAGCGCTGGCCCACGCTCGAATAGATGCCCACCTGCTTGAACAGGTTGGCCATGCCGAAGGTGCGCGCCTCGTCGGCCACGATGGGCACGATGCGCGGGCCCAGGGCCTTGTCTTTCATGAGATTGCCCAGCATGCGCACGAAGGCCATGGTGGTGCTCATTTCCTTGCCTGCGGCCGCTGTAGCGAACTGCGCATAGCTGGCGATGTCGGGCTTGGGCACCACGTCGCAGGCGGTCTCGCGCCGTGGCATGGCGCCGCCGAGCGCTTCGCGGTGCTGGCGCAGGTAGCGCATCTCGGCGCTGTCCTCGGCGGGGCGGAAGAAGTCCATCGCGGTGGCCTGCGCGTCGGTCAGCGGCAAGTTGAAGCGGTCGCGGAATTCGATGAGATCGACGTCACCCATCTTCTTGTGCGAGTGCGTCGTCATCTTGCCCTGGGCCGCGCTGCCCATGCCGTAGCCTTTCTTGGTGTGGGCCAGGATCACGGTGGGCTGGCCCTTGTGCTTGGCCGCCGCGGCGTATGCGGCATGGATCTTCACGAGGTCGTGGCCGCCGCGCTTCAAGCGGTCGATCTGCTCGTCGGTCATGCCTTCGGCAAGGCGCGCGAGCTCGGGGTTCTGGCCGAAGAAGTTGTCGCGGTTGAAGCGGCCGTCCTTCGCGGCGAAGGTCTGCATCTGGCCGTCGACGGTGTTGGCGAACACGCGGGCGAGCGCGCCACTGACGTCCTGCGCGAACAGGCCGTCCCAGTCGCTGCCCCACACGAGCTTGACGACGTTCCAGCCGGCACCGGCGAAGAGCTTTTCCAGCTCGTCGATGATGCGGCCGTTGCCGCGCACCGGGCCGTCCAGGCGCTGCAGGTTGCAGTTGACCACCCACACGAGGTTGTCGAGCTTCTCGCGCGCGGCGAGCGTCAATGCGCTCATCGATTCGGGTTCGTCCATCTCGCCGTCGCCGAACACGCCCCAGACCTTGCGGCCTTCGCAGTTCAGCAAATTGCGGTGCGTGAGGTAGCGCATGAAGCGCGCGTGATAGATCGAGCTGATCGGGCCGATGCCCATCGAGCCAGTGGGGAACTGCCAGAAGTCCGGCATCAGGTACGGATGCGGGTAGCTGCTCAGGCCGCGCGCACCGCTGCCTTGCGTGAAGGCAGGCGCGGTCAGTTCCTGGCGGTAGTGCTTCAGGTCTTCTTCGCTCAGGCGCCCTTCGAGGAAAGCGCGGGCATAGACGCCGGGCGCGCTGTGCGGCTGGAAGAACACGAGGTCACCGCGATGCGCCTCGCTGCGCGCGTGGAAGAAATGATTGAAGCCGGTCTCGAACAGATCGGCCGCGCTCGCATAGCTGGCGATGTGGCCGCCAAGCTCGCCATACGCCTGGTTGGCCTTGGCCACCATCGCGAGCGCATTCCAGCGCATCAGCGAGGCCAGCCGCTCTTCGACCGCGAGGTCGCCCGGGAACGGCGGCTGGTCTTCCACCGCGATGGTGTTGACGTACGGCGTTGCCAGTTCGGGTTGCCAGCCGATGCGCTGCTGCCGCGCGAGGCGGGCCAGCTCCACCAGCATCTGGCGCGCGCGCTGCGGACCGTGCGCTTGCGCCAGCGCCAGGAAGGCGTCGCGCCACTCGGCGGTCTCTGCGGGGTCGGGGTCGTGCGAAAGCGGCGTGTCGAGCAGCAATGCGCGCATCTGGTCGGCTGAAATCGGGGCGTTCATATCGGCACTTTAGGCCGGCATGCGAAGAATTAGCTACCGGCGCAGCCAATTCCATGCCAGCGTCGCAGCATAAGATGCCGCCACTTCCAACTTGCACGGCATTTCATGCAACTCGACGCCATCGACCTGCGCATCCTCGACGAACTGCAACGCGACGGCGCGCTGTCGAACGTGGAACTGGCGCGCCGCGTGCACCTGTCGCCCTCGCCGTGCCTGGCCCGGGTAAAGGCGCTCGAAGCCAACGGCGTGATCGGCCGCTACGTGGCGCTCGCGAGCCCCAAGGCGCTGGGCCTGGGCCTGAACGTGTTCATCTCGATCAGCCTGAAGACGCAGAGCAAGCATTCGCTGGCCGACTTCGAGCAGCGCATCGCCGAGCACGACGAGGTGATGGAGTGCTACCTGATGACGGGCGACCGCGACTACCTGATCCGCGTCGCCGTGGCCGACATGGCGGCGCTGGAGAAATTCATCATGGAACAGCTCACGCCGATTCCGGGGATCGAGAAGATCCGGTCGAGCTTTGCGTTGAAGCAGGTGAGATACAAGACGGCGCTGCCGTTGCCAAGAGAATAGGTACTCCCCCAGGCTTCGCGCACTTCGTGTCGCTGCGCCAACCCCCTCGCCGGGGGCAACACCGGTGGCCCGGCAAAGCCGGTTCCACGGTGTTCCCCGGAGGGGCCTGGGGTCCAGGGATGCTCAGAGACCGATGAGACCGCCGTCGTTCTTCGTGATCACCACCGTTGCCGATCGCGGGCGCGTCTTGTCGCCGTCCGGCCAGTGGCTGAGGAACTTGCCCGGATCATTGATGTCGGCCTTGGCCGTGTTCTCGCCCGGATGCTGGATGTTCACGAACAGCGCACGGCCGTCGCCAGATTCGGCGATGCCGGTGATTTCACAATCAACCGGGCCCACGAGGAAACGACGCAGGCCGTCGGTGCCCGGGGCCTTGCCGACGAAGGTGGCCTGCGTGGCGGTGGTGCCGCCATCGACGTTGGTGATGGTCTTCGCAGCACCATCGCCGACCTTGCCCGGCAGGGCGCCGAGCAGCATGCAGTTGGTCACGTCGGTGTACTTGCCATCGTCGGTCTCGATCCACAGCAGGCCGGGCGCGGCCTGGCTGAACCACATGCCGTCAGGGCTGGAGAAGTCGTTGTCGGCGCCGAGGGCGGACAGGTTCACGTCGGCCGATGCGGTCGAGCGCGCGCCGAACATGTACACGTCCCACTTGAAGGTGACGGCAGCGGGGTCGCCGCCGGTATCGGCGAAACGGATGATGTGGCCGTTCGGATTGCCCTTTTGCGCGACGCCACCCTTCGGATCGTTGTACGAACGCGGGTTGGCCGCGTCGGTGCCGGTGACCGCGCGTGCCGAGTTGTTGGTGAGAGTGAGGTACACCTCGCCGTTCTTCGGGTTGACGGCCGTCCATTCCGGGCGGTCCATCTTCGTGGCGCCAGCCACGTCGGCAGCGAGACGCGTGTTGACCAAGACATCGGCCGCATCGGCGAAAGCGTAAGCGGGGTTGCTCGCGGTGATGCCGTTGACGCCGAGCTTGAGTTCGAGCCAGTCGCCCGTGCCGTCGGCCTTGAACTTGGCCACATAGAGCTTGCCGTCGTCCATGTACTTGTCGCCGGCGGCGATGCCGCCGCCGATGTCGGCCGCATCCCAGTTCCTGGTGGACACGAACTTGTAGAGGTACTCGTTCTGCGAGTCGTCGCCCATGTACCAGACGAGCGGCTTGCCGACGACGACCGGTCCGAGGCAGGCGCCTTCATGGCCGAAGCGGCCGAGCGCGGTGCGCTTCCTGGGCGTGCTGGCGGTGGTGAACGGATCGATCTCGACCACCCAGCCGTAGGTGTTGGAACCGTTGCGGAAGTCGTCGGTGGCGGTGGCACCGATGACCTCGGTGTTCCAGCGTCCGTAGAGGTTGTCCGCAGTGTCCGGCGTGAAAGTAGCCCAGAGTTCGCGGCCGTTGCCGGCGACTCCGTAGCGCGCGAAGGACGCGAGTTCCTTCGTCGAGCGTTTGGCGTTGTCCGTCCCGGTGATACGGCGGAAGTAGCCGGCCCAGTTTTCTTCGCAGGTCAGGTACGTGCCCCATGGCGTGGTGCCGTTGGCGCAGTTGTTGACCGTGCCGCGAGTCTTGCTGCCGTCGGTCGAGTACTTGGTCTTCAGATAGTCGGTCTTGGCGGCCGGTCCCGAGAAGTTCATCTCGGTCAATGTGTGAACGCGGCGGTTGAAGCTCGAATCCTGCTTGTAGCTCCAGGAGACGCCAGCACGGTTGACTTCGATCACGCTCACGCCATGCACGTAGAACTCGCGCAGCACTTCGTCGGAAACCGTTCGTACCGCGGCAGCGCCGCTGCCGGTGATGGTCTGGCCCGTGGGGTGCAGGAACACTGAGGTGATGGCTTCGTGGTTCATCACGAGCAGGCCGCGGGAGGGGTTGGCCGCATCCCACTTGCCCGACGCGTTCACGCCGAAGAAGGTCATGCCGTCGTGGTGATCGCCAGCGCGGCGGTCGAAGGTATTGGCAGCGTCGGTGCCGTTGTTCACATAGGCGGGCACGCCCGAAGCAATCGGGTCTCCCAGGCGGTAGAGCACGCTGGCCGTGTAGCCGGCGGGCACGGCGACCACGTCGGCGAGGCTCTTGGCAACCGCATCGAAGCCGAGCTTGAGCGACGCAGCAGGCGCGGGGGCCGGCGGGGGCGGCGGAGGCGCTGGCACGGGCGGCAGGATCGGAAAGCCGGCGCCGGCGCCACCACCGCCGCCGCAGGCCTGCAGCAGGGCCGTGCCGGCGGTGCCGACGCCAAGGCCGAACAGATGGCGACGGCTCAGGCGGGACGCGATCAGGTCGGTGAAAGAGGGGTTCGAGGTGGGATTGGTGCCGACGTCGTCGAGATCGATCCCGGCAGCGTCGGTACGGGTGTTTGCGGTCATGCGCAATTTCTTTCGTGGGTTGAAAAGGAAATCAACCCGCGAAGTTAGGCACTTCGCATGACATATCCGTGAAACGCTCAGGTTCTGGTCAGGTTGTTTTTGTGTTTTTCAAAGGAATGCGCACTTCGTGTTGCTTCGTTGCGCCCCCGAGCAGGAGGCCACGCCGGCGGCCCAACTGGGCCGGTGCTGGGGTGGGGTGGTGCTTGCGGCCCGCGCGCCGCGCGGATCAGGGCGCCGGCAGTTGCCGCGGCCACAGCGCCCACAGCCGCAGCGGCTGGTTCACGCTGGCCGCGAGCCGGCCGGCATCGGGGCCGGTGCCGGCAAAGTAGTCGGCCCGCACCGCGCCGAGGATGGCGCTGCCCGTGTCCTGCGCCACCACCAGTTTCTGCAGTTGCGCCGCCGGTCCGCTGGACGCCAGCCACACCGGCGTGCCGTACGGAATGCTCTCGCGGTCGACCGCGATCGAACGCCCCGCCGTCAGCGGCACACCCTGCGCGCCGCGCGGGCCGAAGGCGGCGTCGACCTCGCTCATCGTCTCTTCGCGGAAGAACACGTAGCGCGGGTTGCTCCACAGCAGTTGCGTCACGCGCTGCGGGTTCTGCGCGGCCCAGGTCTTGGTGTCATCGGGCCACTTGCCGACCTTGGTCACGCCCTGGCTCATCAGCCATTGCTGCACGCTGCGGTAGGGCTGCTCGTTGGTGGCCGAGAAGGCCACGCGCACGGTGTGCTGGTAGCCGTTGGCCTCGGTGATGCGAAGGCGCCCGGAGCCCTGGATGTGCAGCATCAGCGCGTCGATGGGGTCGGCCATCCAGGCAATCTCGCGGCCGCGCAGCGCGGCCTGGGCTTCGGGCAGGGTCTCGATTTCCTGGCGCGAGTACCAGGGACGGCGCGGCACGAGGCCGTCCGGGGCCTGGTAGATCGGCACGTTGAAGGTGGCGCTGGGCACGCGCGAGGCCTCGTACACGGGCTCGTAGTAGCTGGTGAGCTTGCCTTCGGTCTGGCCGTTCAGCGCCTCGATGCGGTAGGGCTGCAGCCGCTCGGTCATCCACTGGCGCTGCTCTTCGGGGGTGGCGATGGTGAGCTGGCGCACGTCGCGGCACAGCGGCGCGAAGGCGGCGTTGGGGCGCGAGCAGTTGGCCAGCAATGCGATCCATGCTTCATGCAGCGGGTCCTCGTCGAAGCCCGGCAGCTCGGCCCAGCCGACCGGCACCCAGCGGCTCTTGGGGTGCGCGAGCGAGCCGGTCAGCGGGCCGAGGTCGCGCGGCGGGGCGATGACGGAAGGACGGGTTGGCGCCACAGGCACGCGCGGGCCGACGGAACAGCCGGCCAGCGTTGCTACGATCACCAGCCCAACCGTCCACAGGAGTCCATTTCTCATGGGTTTGATTCTGCTTGAAGCCCTCGCCGCGGGACTCGTGTTCATCTTGATCATTTGGTGGACCATGTTTTCCGGCCGCAAGAAGGGTGAATTGCACGACGATGCCGACGCCGAGGACAGTGCCAAGGCCGCCGATCGGAATCCGCCGCCGAAATCGTGAATTGATCGTGTAGCCCGCCACCGCACGCTGGTGTCGGAAAAGCACCCTATTGCTATTACTTTAGTAGCAATCATCGCAGCATTCATGCGCGATGGCGAAACTTTTCTTATTTTCTGTAGGGCTATGAACCCGTACCATCGGGGCACGTCCGGGAGCTAAGCTGTGGCCCGCCTGATTCAACCTAGAAAGGTATCGCCATGAAAAAATTTGTCCTCGCCACCGCCGCCACGGCCATCGTCCTGTCCGGCTGCGCCGGCGGCATGACCGACACCCAGCGCAACACCGGCATCGGTGCCGGCATCGGCGCGCTCGGCGGCGCAGTCATCGGCTCGGCCACCGGCGGCAACCGCGGTGCCATCGGCACGGGCGCGGTGGTCGGCGCGGCAGCCGGCGCGCTCGGCGGCTACCTGTGGTCGCAGCGCATGGAAAACCAGAAGCGCCAGATGGAAGCCGCCACCCAGGGCACGGGCGTGGCCGTGACGCAAACGGCGAACAACGAGCTGAAGCTGGCCATTCCGAGCGACGTGTCGTTCGATGTGGGCCGCTCCAACATCAAGTCGAATTTCGCACCGGTGCTCGACCAGTTCGCTAGTGGCCTGCGCAACAACCCGAACGCCGAGGTGCGCATCATCGGCCACACCGACAGCACCGGCTCCGATGCCATCAACAACCCGCTGTCGGTCGACCGTGCGTCCAGCACGCGCGATTACCTGGTGGCACGCGGCGTGAATGCCGGCGCCTTCCGCATCGAAGGCCGTGGTTCGCGCGAGCCGATCGCCGACAACAACAGCGACGCCGGCCGGGCACAGAACCGCCGCGTCGAGATCTACGTGGGCGAGCGCGCACCGCAAGGTTGAGCCGCCGGTCCATCCGTCACATCGGGGAAACCGGTCGCATTGAAAGGCCGGTTCCCAACGCCATTCCATTGGTCCAAGAAGAGGGAAAGCTCATGAGAAGATTTGTTGTTGCGAGTGCGGCGGCCGCCGCGTTGATGTTCATTGCAGGCTGCGCCTCGCAGGCCACGAAGCCTGCGGAAACGACAGCCGCCGCGCAGCCGGCACCGCCGGCCAACAGCTGGACGGCACGCCTGGCCGCACTGAAGAGCGATCTCGAAGCTTCGACCAAGGGCACGGGCGTGGTGATCGAGCAGACCACCGACAACCAGCTTCACGTGGTGATTCCGAACGACCTGTCCTTCGACACGGGCCGCTCCAACGTCAAGCGCAACCTGGCGCAGGTGCTGGACAAGGTCGCCGAAGGCCTGAAGACCGCCACCGCCGCCAGCGTGCGCGTGATCGGCCACACCGACAACACCGGCAGCGACGAAGGCAACGAACGCCTCTCGGTGAGCCGTGCCGACAGCGTGCGCAACCACCTGGTGGGACGCGGCGTGTCGACCACCGCCATCACGACCGACGGCCGTGGCGCGCGTGAACCGCTGGTCGACAACAACACTGCGGCTGGCCGCGCCCAGAACCGCCGCGTCGAAATCTTCGTCGCGGAAAAGGCCTGACCTTCTAGAGGTCCCGAAGTCGGTTCGCCAATTCGACGGCCGACTTCACTTCCATCTTCTCGAACACGCGCGCGCGGTGGACCTCCACCGTGCGCACGCTGATCGCGAGCTGGTCGGCAATCAGCTTGTTGGGCAGGCCCTCGACCACGAGCCGCATCACGTCGCGCTCGCGGTCGGTCAGCTCGGCAATGCGCTCGGCCAGGCTGCGGCGCACGCGTTGCGCCTCCAGTTCGCGCAGCGACGCGCCCAGCGCCTGCTCGATGCGGTCGACCAGGGCGTTGTCTGAAAACGGCTTCTCGCAAAAATCGAAAGCACCGCGCTTGACCGCATCGACGGCGGTCGGCACATCGGCATGGCCGGTCAGGAAGATCACCGGCATCGCGGCCAGCAAGCCGCGCTCGGCGAGCCGGTCGAACAGCACCAGCCCGCTGGTGCCAGGCATGCGCACATCGAGCAGCAGGCACAGCGGCTGCTCGGGCAACGGGCCTTGGTCAAGGAACTGCTCGAAAACCTCGGCGCTGCCGAAGTGCTCGGAGGCCAGGCGCCGCGAGCGCAGCAGCCAGGCCAAAGCCTCGCGCACGCTGGCGTCGTCGTCCACGATAAAAATCAAGCCATCGATCAGCGGTTGCATGCCATGAGGTCCAACGAAAAATTTGAAAGCGCAGTCAGGCGGCCGCCGGCAGGGTAAACCGGAAGACGGTGCCACGCGGGCGATTGGGCTCGAACATGAGCGCGCCGCCATGCTGCTCCACCACCGTGCGGCACAGGCTCAAGCCGAGTCCCATGCCATCGGCGCGCGTGGTGAAGAAGGGCGTGAAGAGCCGCTCGGCCACTTCCTCGCTGATGCCGCAGCCCAGGTCGGCCACCGAAAACTCCAGCCAGCGGCGACCGTCTTCCTGGCCCGTGCCACCCACCGCCACGGCGCGCGCCACGCGCAGCCGCAACACCCGGCTGCCGACGTTGTCGGGGCTGTCCATCGCCTGCATTGCATTGCGCGCCAGGTTCAGCAGCACCTGTTCGACCAGCGTGCGGTCGCACATGGCGGCGGGCAGGCGGTCTTCGAGCACCACTTCGATGATCACGCCGAGCTTGCGCGCCTGCAGCCGCACCAGCGGCAGCACCGCGTCGATCAGCGCCTGCGGCGCCACGGCCTCGCGCGTGCGGTCGCGCCGGCGCACGAAGTCGTGCACGC includes:
- a CDS encoding response regulator transcription factor, translating into MQPLIDGLIFIVDDDASVREALAWLLRSRRLASEHFGSAEVFEQFLDQGPLPEQPLCLLLDVRMPGTSGLVLFDRLAERGLLAAMPVIFLTGHADVPTAVDAVKRGAFDFCEKPFSDNALVDRIEQALGASLRELEAQRVRRSLAERIAELTDRERDVMRLVVEGLPNKLIADQLAISVRTVEVHRARVFEKMEVKSAVELANRLRDL